The sequence TGTCGGCGATCGTGGCTGAGGACTGCACGCCGTCGTCGGTCCAGTAAGCCAAGAAGGTCATCGCGTGCGCAGCCGTTGCCGTTCGTGTGCTCACGGCCATCGGTACTCTCCTGATCCTTTGCGCATCGGACGATCTAAAACTAACACGGTTACAGTTATGGTCGGCCGGCGACGTCGTGCTCCTCCTGGCCCGCCGGGTTGGTAGCATGAGCCTCCGCCAGGGCCTATAGCTCAGTTGGTTAGAGCGTCGCGTTTACACCGCGGATGTCGGGGGTTCGAGTCCCTCTGGGCCCACCCAGTGGTCGACGTTCCAACCCTGCCCCCGTGATCGGTGGGCAGGGTTGCTTCGTTGTGGTCCAGGTCGTCCGCCGACACTTCCGTTCGCGTGCATGTCTAGACGGTATGTAGTGACCTGTCCGGCGTGGAGGGGTTGCGGGCCGGGGCCTCTCTCACACATGTTCGTGGGTTACCGAGCAGGGGCCGCCTGCTCGGCCTATCCGACAGTTGTGGGAGGCCCCGGTGTTTACCGAGCGTACGAGTGTGGGGCTCGACGTGCACGCAAGGTCGGTCGTTGCTGCAGCGATCGATGGCGTCACGGGCGAGTTCTTCCGAACTAGATTGACGCCTTCGCATGAGGAGATCCGATCCTGGGTGAACGACCTGCCTGGCCCGGCGGCGGTCGCTTATGAGGCTGGCCCGACAGGGTTCGGGTTGTATCGGCATCTGATGGCGACTGGGATCCGGTGCGAGGTGGTGGCGCCGTCGAAGTTGCAGCGCCCCAGTGGCGATCGTGTGAAGACCGATGCCAGGGACGCGGTGCATCTGGCGCGGTTGCTCCGGCTGGATGAGTTCACCGCCGTGAGGGTCCCGACCGTGGACGAGGAAAATGCTCGTGATCTGGTCCGTGCTCGTGAGGACGCCCGTGGTGATCTGATGCGGGCTCGCCACCGGCTCTCCAAGCTGCTGCTGCGCCATGGGCTCGTCTATTCCGATGGGCGGGCCTGGACCGGCGTGCATGAGGCGTGGCTACGCCGACAGCGGTTCGAGTCGCACGCACTGCAGTTGACTTATGAGTCTGACTTCGAGGCTGTGTTGACGGTCCAGGCGCGCCGGGACCGCCTCAATGAAGCGATCGCGGCGATGGCCGCGGACAGTGAATTCACTCCGATCGTGCGACGCCTTGGCTGCCTGCGCGGGATCGGCGACCTGACCGGACTGGCCCTGGCGGTCGAGGTTGGCGACTGGCACCGCTTCACCGGAAACAGCATCGGCTCGTTCGTCGGCCTTGTCCCTTCGGAGTACTCCTCCGGTGCCTCCCGGGTCCAGGGCTCGATCACCAAGACCGGCAACACTCACGTGCGGCGGCTCCTGGTCGAAGCCGCCTGGCACCACCGAGCCCGCTACGTGATCGGCAAGACCATCCAGGACCGCTGGGAACTGGCCCCACCGGCTGCCCGGGCCCGTGGCGATGCCGGGAACCGGCGCCTGCACCAGCGCTGGAACACCTTCCGCGAACGCCGCAAGCGCCACGTGGTCGCCAACGTCGCCATCGCCCGAGAACTGGCCGGCTGGTGCTGGTCCCTGGCAGTACTCGAGGAATAGTCCCCACAGACCGCTTCGCCGACCAACGCGGTGGGAGCAGCGCGTGGAGCGACCCGCGACACAGCTATGAGCAACCGGGCCCCTGGGCCAGGCCACGCTCGACCCTAGACACGCGGACCGCTCCTGCCGAACACCCCGTCCTGCGGTAACCAACCCGCGCATATCAGTCTGACCGCGCGTCGCCAACGACACGCTCACCACCTACCCAGGCCGGCGAAGCAGAGGCGCCCGCCCCCAGTAACGGGGGACGGGCGCCTCACCCTGCCACTTGACAAAAACGGCTACATATCAGCTGGTGCTGGATTGAAGGGCGCGGAGCCCGAGGACGAAGCCGAGGATGGCCGTGGCGATCGCTGCGAGAAATCCGGAGCCGACATTCCAGGTGGCGAGGTGACCGGCGAAAAGGTCGCGTTCGGCGTTGACGACGTGGGTGAGGGGGTTGAACTGTGAGAGGACGCGAATCCACGGGGGGCCGTCATCGAGAGGAAGCAGCATGCCGGAGAGGATCATCAGCGGGAAGAGGAGTGTCTGTTGGATCGTCCAGAACATCCAGTCCTGCTTGCGCACCGCGATTGCCAGGGCGTAGCTGAGTGAACCGATGCCGACTGCCAGGATGCCCACGAGCAGGAGCCCGATGGCGCCGCCTGGAATGCTTGGCCTGAATCCGAACGGGATCATGACGAGAACGATCACCACCGCCTGGATGACGATCGGCACGAACGCTTTGAGTGATCGTCCGATGAACAGTGCGGATCGGGTCAACGGGGTGACCAGGAGGCGTTCGTGGGAGCCGCCCTGCATGTCGTACTGGAGGTTTGAGCCGGTGGCTGCGGTGCCGAAGAGCGAGGTCATGACGAGGATGCCGGGGACGAACCATGCCCAGGGTGATTCCTGGTTCGGCGCTGCGGTGGCTGCGACGAGCGGGCCGAAGAGCAGCAGGAAGA is a genomic window of Ruania zhangjianzhongii containing:
- a CDS encoding ABC transporter permease, with the protein product MGRELRPVASDPFSIVVGMIQPLFFLLLFGPLVAATAAPNQESPWAWFVPGILVMTSLFGTAATGSNLQYDMQGGSHERLLVTPLTRSALFIGRSLKAFVPIVIQAVVIVLVMIPFGFRPSIPGGAIGLLLVGILAVGIGSLSYALAIAVRKQDWMFWTIQQTLLFPLMILSGMLLPLDDGPPWIRVLSQFNPLTHVVNAERDLFAGHLATWNVGSGFLAAIATAILGFVLGLRALQSSTS
- a CDS encoding IS110 family transposase, producing the protein MFTERTSVGLDVHARSVVAAAIDGVTGEFFRTRLTPSHEEIRSWVNDLPGPAAVAYEAGPTGFGLYRHLMATGIRCEVVAPSKLQRPSGDRVKTDARDAVHLARLLRLDEFTAVRVPTVDEENARDLVRAREDARGDLMRARHRLSKLLLRHGLVYSDGRAWTGVHEAWLRRQRFESHALQLTYESDFEAVLTVQARRDRLNEAIAAMAADSEFTPIVRRLGCLRGIGDLTGLALAVEVGDWHRFTGNSIGSFVGLVPSEYSSGASRVQGSITKTGNTHVRRLLVEAAWHHRARYVIGKTIQDRWELAPPAARARGDAGNRRLHQRWNTFRERRKRHVVANVAIARELAGWCWSLAVLEE